The region GCGTGGGCTGCCCGGGCGAACGGTACAGCAGATGATCGTAGAGCCAGATGGAATCGAAGCCCGCGGCTTCCGCCTCGATCGCCATCTCACGCACTTCGGCGTACCGGTGGGGACGCCCCAACTCCGGCCGGACGCTCAGCAGGACGACAAATCCGATCTTCATGTGTGGTACTCACCGATCGCGGCACTCGTCAACGGACGAACGGTGTTTGGATCACTGTACGCGCCATCCTCCGCGAACATTGCGGCGATGCCGCTCGCCTCGTGACGGTTCCAGGCTGAGAAATATTCCGCGACGACCCCCAAGGCGGTCACTAGGCACCTCCCGCGTCTCCGGCCGAAGCGACCGGTACTCGTTACTGCCGCCACAGGCGTTCCCCTCCTCGCCACGCCGGGACACAGGTCGCCGGCCCGAAGGGTCCGGGGATCGTCTACCGTAGCAACGAGCACCGACGATTTGGAACACGGGCACCTGCGCGTCGTACGAACCGACAGAGGATGGCGAACACGACGGCTCCACCGGCTGCGCCGAGAGCGCTCATCGGCACCACCATCTCTACGGACACCGGCGCAGGCGCGGCACCGGGCTCACCTGGGAGCAGTCGCAAGGGCCCGGCGGACTCGGGGACCCAGTAGTGCCAGCCGCTCCACCGGTTCGTTACTAAGAACCTATCCCAAAAGCCTTTGGTAAGGTGCTATTCACTCTGATGTGTCATTCCCGCCCGCTAGCGGGTCAACCGGCTCTCCCAGACGCGGAATAGCAGCTCTTTGAGCTGGGCGAAACGCTCTGTCCCAAGTTCAGCGCTCCATTCGCGCTCGATGTCGCGGAGTATGTCGTTGATTCTTGAATATGCGGCGCGGCCGCGTTTGGTAAAGCGGATAATTCGCGCGCGGCCCTCGTCGGGTGCGTCGGCCCGGACGATATAGCCCAGGCCTTCGAGGCTTCGGAGTAGCTGGTTCATGGCCTGCTTGCTCATGCCCGCGCGCTCGGCGAGAATGCCTGGGCGAACCCCATCCGGGCCCGGATATTGCAGCACCGCCATATGCGGTACGCGTAGCTCCTCAAAACCGGCTGCGTTCAACCCCTTGATGAGACGGCGCTGGATCGCTTGCGCCGGTACACGCAGCAATGCGCCGATGAGCATATCTCTAGTTTCGACCGGTGAGCTTGTCAGGCTCGACGACGGCGGGGCCGAACGACAGCGATCGGAATGTTGACGACGAGGGTCCGCCGACCGCCTGGGCGCGCGCGTCCGCGTTTGGGACGACCCGCAGCGCTGCGTACGTGTGCCTGCACCGTCTGCGCTCGGGCCTCTACAGGCGCCGATCGTGTTTACGCCGCATTCTTGAAATGAGATGGGCTCGCTGTCGTGACCAGGATTGGCCGTGCGCCCGCGCGCGGCGCGTTGCACGTGCAGAGCCTCGCGTGTCGGTTGGGGACCCGCACCCATGCCTTCATCGGCTGCGATCAACGATGTAACTCGTTGTGGAGCTGGCCGAACATCGGCTGGATTTGCGGAGCTTGCTCGCCCACGAGCTTCTTCAGCGCGGGTAGCAAGCGATCGTTTGCGAACCGATCGAACGCTTCCTGTGAGTCCCACACCTCGAAGATGTTGAAACCATCCTTGGTCCTCGTCGCGAAGTGGTGAATCAAGCCTTCAGGGAGTTTGTCTTTGCCCACGCCTAGCTCCCGGTTGAGCGGATCGTATAACTGCCCGGCCTCGCTGGGCATGCGCAGATCCATCGTCACAGCCATCTTTGATCCCTCCCTTTTTCACATTCCCACAACGAATGAAAGCCGTCGAAATCGACAGGCGCGAGCTTAGGCGCTACGCCTGGGGCGGAGCCGGCGTGAGGCCGTGGCGGCGCATGATTTCCGCCATCTTTGCCCGGTCTGGCGGACCACCGGCCGCCGCGGAAATCACCTCGGCAAACTCGCGGAAATACTGCGGACCTAGGGCGGCTGGCGTGATCACGCAGAGCGCCCTCACGTCCTGGCTGCCGTTGTTATCGAACCGATGAATGGCGCCGCGCGGAATACACAGTGCCTGCCCCGGCCCGACATCGATGTGTTTTCTATCGACGGTCCACGTCAACACTCCGTCGATGCCGTAGATCGTCTCTTCGTAACGGTCGTGGCTATGCGCCGGAGCCGCCAAGCGCTGCGCGCCCGGGACGATGAGCTCAAACGCCGCGACGCTGCCACTCGAATTCTCTCCGGTGACCAAGAAGCGCACCACAAGCGGCCCGAGACGGATGGTCTCGTCAGAAGGATTGACGTGGAGGTCGATAGTCTGCTGTGCCATGCGGGTTCCCCCTTGTAGTAAATAGCATTTACTAAGAATAATATAAACGCCATTTACTAAAATGTCAATACCTTGTTGGCATCCAAATTTCTTTGGAACCCATCACAGGACCGTCAGTCGGTAGACGATGAGGGCACATGCGAAATGCACCAGCCCGCGATAGTTCTCCATCCGCTTCTCGAAGCGGATAAGAAGTTTCCGAAACCGGTTGTGCCACGCACCGGTGCGTTCAACGACCCAGCGGCGTGCTGGATGCCGCCGACGGCGCGGAGGGCATTCGCCACGATGGCGGAGGTGGGGCGTATATTGCCGCTTCCGGACCGCCGCCTCGATCTCCGGATAGTCGTACCCTTTGTCCAGACACAGGTGCTGGGGTTCCTCAAGCGTCGGTCGGGGGCGCCGGACGGCGACGCTGTCCAACGTGGTGGTTGCCGCCTTCATGTCGTGGCAGTTGGCACCGGTCACGACGACGGCCAGCGGGGTGCCGCGTTGATCGGTCAGGGTGTGCCGCTTCGTGCCGAGCTTGCCGCGATCCGTCGGGTTGGGGCCTGTTTGCGCCCCCCCAAGGGCGCCTTGACCATGGCGCTGTCGAGCGATTGCCAGCGCCACTGGATACCTCGGAGCTCGTCGTACCGGGTCAGCAGCTTGGCCCACAGCCGCTCGAAGATGCCGGCCTCGACCCACGCCTGGAAGCGGCGGTGGCACGTGGAGCCGGACCCATACTCCCGGGGCAACGCCTTCCACTGGCAGCCCGTGCGAAGCACGTACAGGATGCCGTCCATGACTTGGCGGAAGGGGACCACCGGACGCCCATTGGTCCCGGGTGACTTTTCGGGCGGCAGGAGCGGCTTGAGTTGGGCCCAGAGATCGTCGGGGATGCGCCAGATCGTTCGTAACCGTCGCTTCGACCGATGCCGCGTCGTCATAGGCGTCGACCTCTGCTGCAATGAAGGTACGATCACTGATCATGCCGAGTATACCACCTTCCCATGGGTTTTGGGATAGGTTCTAAAGACAAAGCGGACGTGGCCTCCCGGCACGATTTTCTTACTCGCCATTCGTGTGTGGACACGCGCTTGCATCGTATCTATCTTGAGAAAACGATTGAAAAGTATCCCTGGCGACCTCTCGAAATCCCCTATTTTCGAGGGGGTGCTACTGAACGATATCTTGTGAACCTACAGTTGCATCCCCGTTTGACACCGGATCGCCCGCTTCGCTATGGTGTGTTGTGTAAACGACAATCATTTTTATAAGCAAATTGATAGCGGAAGCGCACTGACGATCCGAACGGAGGTGCAGGGTTGTCCCGCGATCGTCTCAACGGCCTCCTCCGCCGCGCCGGACTCCGCGTGACGCCGCAGCGCGTCGCCGTCCTCGAAACGCTGGCCACCGGACGCCATCTCGCCACCTGTCAGAGTGTCTGGCAGCGCGCGCAGCGGCGAACGGCCGGACTCGGCCTCGTCACGGCCTATCGCATCCTCGAACGCATGCGGGACGCGGGGCTCGTCGAGCAGGTCGACATTCGCGGCGCCGCCCTCTTCGGACTGGCGGACCGCCATCACGACCACACGATCTGCCAGCGCTGCGGGGCGATCGAAGCGACGGACCGGTGTCTCCTGGACTCCCTCGCCGGGAAGCGGCTGCGGGGCACCGGCTTCCTCGTGCAGGGCCATCGACTCGATCTCTTGGGGGTGTGCCGTGAATGCCAGGCGGGCTGAAAGATCACGTGATCAAATCGGCGCGGATCCGGTGGAACCGCGTCCTGTGGAGGTAACGCATGCTTGGTCGTAGGGCGTTCTTAAGGTAGTGGCGTTGGGATCGCGAGTGCTGCTCCTCTGCGTGTTCACCCTCGTGGTCGTGATCACCGGCGCCGGGCCCGGTCGCGGACCGAGCGCGTCCGGCGCGTCCACGACGCTCCGGGTCGTGGCGGCGGAGAACTTTTGGGGCAGCGTGGCCGCGCAGCTGGCCGGCGGCTGCGCGCAGACCCGGAGCATCATCACGAACCCCGCAACCGACCCGCACGACTACGAACCCACGCCGAGCGACGGTAAGACGCTGGCGCGCGCGCAGTACGTAATCGTGAACGGAGCCGGGTACGACGCTTGGGCGCAGAAGCTTCTCAACGCGAACCCCGTTGGTGGTCGCCGGGTGCTCGACGTTGGCAAGTTGGTCGGCGTCAAGGAGGGGGCCAACCCGCATCTCTGGTACAATCCGGCGTTCGTGCGGCGGGTGATCGATCAGATCACCTCCGACCTCAAGCAACTCGATCCCGCCGACGCCGCGTACTTCGGCCGCCAGCACTCGGCGTATCTGACGCAGGGACTGCGGCAGTACGACGCGCTCCGCGCCCAAATCAGACAGACGTATGCCGGGACGGCGGTGGGGTCAACCGAGAGCATCTTCGTGTCCCTGGGGCAGGACCTCGGCCTCAAGATCCTCACGCCGCCGGGCTTCATGAATGCGATCAGCGAGGGAACCGAGCCGGCGGCGGCCGATAAAGCCGCGCTCGACCGGCAGATCGAGACGAAACAGATCAAAGTCCTCGTCTTCAACACTCAGAACGCGACTCCCGACGTGCAGGCGCTCGTCGAGAAAGCGAAGGGACGCGGAATTGCCGTGAGCACGATCACCGAAACCCTCGACCCCGCCAACCTCAGCTTCCAGGCTTGGCAGTCGCAGCAACTGCAGCGGCTCGCCGCCGCGCTCGCCGGGGCGCATCGCTGAGCACAATGCCGCGAACACGCGTGCAGGCCGCGGTCGAGCCGTCCGTGACCGGTGCGGCGGCGCCGGACGCTCCGGTTGTCAAGATGACCGACGCGTCGGTGCGGCTGGGCGGCCGCGAGATCTGGAGCCACGTGAGCTTCCGGGTCAATCCCGGGGAGTTTGTCGCGATTCTGGGTCCGAACGGCGGCGGCAAGTCGACGCTGCTGAAAGTGATCCTCGGGCTCGTTCCGCTCGCCGCGGGCTCGCTCGAGGTTGCCGGCCGGCGCGCCGCCGCCGGCCGTGGGGTCGGTTATCTCCCACAGCGCCGCATGTTCGACCCATCGCTCCGCATCCGTGCCCGCGACGTTGCCCAGCTCGGCCTGGACGGTGCCCGGTGGGGTGTGCCGCTGCCATGGCAGGCGGGCTGGTCGTCGGGGCGGCGCGCCGAGGAACGCCGCCTCGATGAAACCCTGGAGCTCGTTGGAGCACGCGGCTACGCGGACCGTCCGATCGGGGAGCTCTCGGGCGGCGAGCAGCAGCGGGTGCTGATCGCCCGCGCGCTGGTCCATCGCCCCGCGTTGTTGTTGCTCGATGAACCGCTCGAGAGCCTCGACCTCCGCAACCAGCAGGCGATCTCCGGCCTGGCGAGGCGGATCTGCCAGGATCACGGGGTAACTGTGATGATGGTCGCTCACGACGTCAACCCGATCGTGGGTGATCTGGACCGGGTGCTCTACCTCGCCGGGGGGGGCGCGGCAGTCGGACCGCCGGAGGCCATCATCAGCACGGAAACCCTCACCCGCCTCTACGGCGTGCCGATCGAGGTCATGCGCGCGCGCGATGGGCGGCTCGTCGTTGTGGGAACGCCCGAGTCGGTCTCTTACCATGCCGGCCACTGACCTCCTCGGGGGGCTGTTTCAGTTCCCGTTCATGCGCCACGCCCTCGTGGGGGGCACGGCGGTGGCGGTGTTGGCCGGCGTGATCGGCTATTTCGTGGTGCTCCGGGGAGAGACGTTCGCCGCCCACACGCTGTCTCAAGCGGGCTTCCCCGGCGCGGCCGGCGCCGCCCTGCTGAGTCTGCCCCGGCTGGTCGGGCTGATTGTCCTGTGCGTGGGGTCCGCGCTCGGAATCGTCGCGCTGGGGCCGGGACGGTTCTCTGATCGTTACGGGGAGTCCGCCGCGATCGGCTCCATTCAGGCCTTCGCCCTCGCGCTCGGGTTCCTCTTCGCCAGCCTGTATCAGGGGCTCCTCAACGGGATCAATGCCATCCTCTTCGGCAATATCGTCGGGATCAGCCAGAACCAAGTGATCGGCCTTATTGTGCTCGCGGTCCTCATCCTCATGGCAATGGGGGCGATGCACCGTCCCCTGCTGTTCCTGACCGTCGACCCGGAAGCCGCGGCCGCGGCCGGCGTGCCCGTGCGCGCGCTGACGGCGGCGTTTCTCGTCCTGCTCGCCCTGTCGGTGGCGGCCGTGACGCTGATTACCGGCGCGGTCCTGGTCTTTGCCCTGCTGGTGATGCCGGCCGCGGCGGCGCAACAATGCACCGCGAGGCCCAGGACCTCGGTGACCTTGTCGGTGATCTTCGGG is a window of bacterium DNA encoding:
- a CDS encoding metal ABC transporter ATP-binding protein, giving the protein MPRTRVQAAVEPSVTGAAAPDAPVVKMTDASVRLGGREIWSHVSFRVNPGEFVAILGPNGGGKSTLLKVILGLVPLAAGSLEVAGRRAAAGRGVGYLPQRRMFDPSLRIRARDVAQLGLDGARWGVPLPWQAGWSSGRRAEERRLDETLELVGARGYADRPIGELSGGEQQRVLIARALVHRPALLLLDEPLESLDLRNQQAISGLARRICQDHGVTVMMVAHDVNPIVGDLDRVLYLAGGGAAVGPPEAIISTETLTRLYGVPIEVMRARDGRLVVVGTPESVSYHAGH
- a CDS encoding cupin domain-containing protein gives rise to the protein MAQQTIDLHVNPSDETIRLGPLVVRFLVTGENSSGSVAAFELIVPGAQRLAAPAHSHDRYEETIYGIDGVLTWTVDRKHIDVGPGQALCIPRGAIHRFDNNGSQDVRALCVITPAALGPQYFREFAEVISAAAGGPPDRAKMAEIMRRHGLTPAPPQA
- a CDS encoding metal ABC transporter permease, which produces MPATDLLGGLFQFPFMRHALVGGTAVAVLAGVIGYFVVLRGETFAAHTLSQAGFPGAAGAALLSLPRLVGLIVLCVGSALGIVALGPGRFSDRYGESAAIGSIQAFALALGFLFASLYQGLLNGINAILFGNIVGISQNQVIGLIVLAVLILMAMGAMHRPLLFLTVDPEAAAAAGVPVRALTAAFLVLLALSVAAVTLITGAVLVFALLVMPAAAAQQCTARPRTSVTLSVIFGLAIVWAAMTVAYFSNYPIGFFVTTFGFGLYLLTRAARVLRAGRHAAA
- a CDS encoding Fur family transcriptional regulator; the protein is MSRDRLNGLLRRAGLRVTPQRVAVLETLATGRHLATCQSVWQRAQRRTAGLGLVTAYRILERMRDAGLVEQVDIRGAALFGLADRHHDHTICQRCGAIEATDRCLLDSLAGKRLRGTGFLVQGHRLDLLGVCRECQAG
- a CDS encoding zinc ABC transporter substrate-binding protein, coding for MGSRVLLLCVFTLVVVITGAGPGRGPSASGASTTLRVVAAENFWGSVAAQLAGGCAQTRSIITNPATDPHDYEPTPSDGKTLARAQYVIVNGAGYDAWAQKLLNANPVGGRRVLDVGKLVGVKEGANPHLWYNPAFVRRVIDQITSDLKQLDPADAAYFGRQHSAYLTQGLRQYDALRAQIRQTYAGTAVGSTESIFVSLGQDLGLKILTPPGFMNAISEGTEPAAADKAALDRQIETKQIKVLVFNTQNATPDVQALVEKAKGRGIAVSTITETLDPANLSFQAWQSQQLQRLAAALAGAHR
- a CDS encoding IS5 family transposase (programmed frameshift) — protein: MTTRHRSKRRLRTIWRIPDDLWAQLKPLLPPEKSPGTNGRPVVPFRQVMDGILYVLRTGCQWKALPREYGSGSTCHRRFQAWVEAGIFERLWAKLLTRYDELRGIQWRWQSLDSAMVKAPLGGRKTGPNPTDRGKLGTKRHTLTDQRGTPLAVVVTGANCHDMKAATTTLDSVAVRRPRPTLEEPQHLCLDKGYDYPEIEAAVRKRQYTPHLRHRGECPPRRRRHPARRWVVERTGAWHNRFRKLLIRFEKRMENYRGLVHFACALIVYRLTVL
- a CDS encoding MarR family transcriptional regulator yields the protein MLIGALLRVPAQAIQRRLIKGLNAAGFEELRVPHMAVLQYPGPDGVRPGILAERAGMSKQAMNQLLRSLEGLGYIVRADAPDEGRARIIRFTKRGRAAYSRINDILRDIEREWSAELGTERFAQLKELLFRVWESRLTR